One segment of Thermococcus profundus DNA contains the following:
- a CDS encoding nucleotidyltransferase domain-containing protein: MPILERNELEGILREVKAKLQEILGENLVEVILFGSYARGEAEEWSDVDVLVVVRQWPTLEELDRMAEATNKYAIEKGVVIALIPYVEKSEMSSDPLILNVMREGIRV; encoded by the coding sequence ATGCCGATCCTAGAGAGGAATGAGCTCGAAGGAATACTCAGGGAGGTGAAGGCAAAGCTCCAAGAGATTCTTGGGGAAAACCTAGTTGAGGTTATCCTCTTCGGCTCCTATGCGAGGGGGGAAGCTGAAGAGTGGAGCGACGTGGATGTTCTCGTCGTTGTGAGGCAGTGGCCAACGCTTGAGGAGCTCGACAGAATGGCAGAGGCGACTAACAAATATGCCATCGAAAAAGGAGTGGTGATAGCGCTCATACCCTACGTCGAGAAATCGGAGATGAGCTCGGACCCACTAATACTTAACGTGATGAGGGAGGGCATAAGGGTATGA
- a CDS encoding HEPN domain-containing protein translates to MINYPAIIHKAEESLEAAKALLEKGAYEFAVSRAYYTMFYCAEAILLTKGISVSKHSAVIALLGKELVKTGEIPYKFFTYLRLAFQLRPVADYSFETHLSEKTPAPKSKGQRSFWTSRAHT, encoded by the coding sequence ATGATCAATTATCCTGCCATAATACACAAGGCCGAGGAAAGCCTGGAAGCGGCCAAGGCTCTTCTAGAAAAAGGGGCCTATGAATTCGCTGTTTCCAGGGCGTATTACACGATGTTCTACTGCGCAGAGGCCATCTTATTAACAAAAGGCATCTCGGTTTCGAAACACTCTGCCGTCATAGCACTCCTCGGGAAGGAGCTCGTGAAAACTGGGGAAATCCCATATAAGTTCTTCACCTATCTGAGGCTGGCCTTCCAACTTAGACCGGTGGCAGATTACTCCTTTGAGACCCACCTGTCGGAAAAGACGCCAGCGCCCAAATCAAAAGGGCAAAGGAGTTTTTGGACTTCACGCGCTCATACCTGA
- the hypE gene encoding hydrogenase expression/formation protein HypE, with translation MGEKIKLEHGAGGEIMEELLRDVILKTLTLKSAGGIGLDALDDGATIPFGDKHMVFTIDGHTVRPLFFPGGDIGRLAVSGTVNDLAVMGAEPIALANSMIIGEGLGMEILKRVLKSMDETAREVPVPIVTGDTKVVEDKIEMFVVTAGIGIAEHPVSDAGAKVGDVVLVSGTIGDHGIALMSHREGIAFETELKSDVAPIWDVVKAVADSIGWEKVHAMKDPTRAGLSNALNEIARKSNVGILVREADIPIRPEVRAASEMLGISPYDVANEGKVVMVVAREYAEEALEAMRKTEKGRNAAIIGEVIDDYRGKVLLETGIGGKRFMEPPEGDPVPRIC, from the coding sequence ATGGGTGAAAAAATAAAGCTCGAACACGGAGCCGGCGGAGAGATAATGGAGGAGCTTTTGAGGGACGTTATCCTCAAAACTCTGACGCTGAAGTCAGCCGGCGGAATAGGGTTGGATGCACTAGACGACGGTGCCACAATACCATTCGGGGACAAGCACATGGTATTCACCATAGACGGGCACACGGTAAGGCCCCTCTTCTTCCCCGGCGGGGACATAGGTCGCCTAGCGGTCAGCGGGACGGTGAACGATCTGGCCGTTATGGGAGCTGAGCCGATAGCTCTCGCCAACTCGATGATAATCGGCGAGGGCCTCGGCATGGAGATACTGAAGAGGGTTCTCAAGTCGATGGACGAGACGGCAAGGGAAGTCCCGGTTCCAATAGTCACGGGCGACACCAAGGTCGTTGAAGATAAGATTGAGATGTTCGTGGTAACAGCCGGAATAGGAATCGCGGAACACCCGGTGAGCGACGCCGGGGCGAAGGTCGGTGACGTTGTGTTGGTCAGCGGGACGATAGGCGACCACGGCATAGCGCTGATGAGCCACAGGGAGGGCATAGCCTTCGAGACCGAGCTGAAGAGCGACGTCGCACCGATATGGGACGTTGTTAAGGCCGTTGCCGACTCAATCGGCTGGGAGAAGGTCCACGCGATGAAGGACCCGACGAGGGCCGGTCTGAGCAATGCGCTCAACGAGATCGCCCGTAAGAGCAACGTCGGAATCCTCGTAAGGGAAGCTGACATCCCGATAAGGCCTGAGGTGAGAGCGGCGAGCGAGATGCTCGGTATAAGCCCCTACGATGTCGCCAACGAGGGCAAGGTGGTTATGGTCGTCGCGAGGGAGTACGCGGAAGAAGCTCTTGAAGCCATGAGAAAGACCGAAAAGGGCAGGAACGCGGCAATAATCGGCGAGGTGATAGACGACTACCGCGGCAAGGTTCTGCTCGAGACGGGAATAGGTGGAAAAAGGTTCATGGAACCCCCGGAGGGAGACCCCGTTCCGAGGATATGCTGA
- a CDS encoding MFS transporter: protein MPLSRYAGFSRDAYLVVLYSFFGWLGGNIAWFIVPFYFKSLGMDYTNMGVLFSLSTIAQAVLLLFTGPLSVKIGYKRSIILALTFFASGRLIQVFLPEFLFLAIASVLLGVGMALEGPALMSLLSEEARDENRHYLFSLNSAMGTFGAAFGTFLGGFLPGVLDGENPYRDTLMVSVGFIFLQLAVISLVHPILDRKGRQIKFERETVIKILKFSLPSALIGLGAGVTIPYMGLWFNRKFGTSLESIGGLFAIQQFIMGLGTFLLPALADKLGSVKTIVGFNGSATVLIAGMPFLPTFPLAALVYIVRTILMNIVNPIWDAFMMRFFSTEERSTALALRNLSWTATFGIGQYVGGLIFDRSLTIPFLVTGILYGASMVSFWRLFSREEK from the coding sequence ATGCCGCTGAGCAGATACGCAGGGTTCAGCCGCGACGCCTATCTAGTGGTTTTGTACTCCTTCTTCGGCTGGTTAGGGGGCAATATAGCCTGGTTCATAGTCCCGTTCTACTTCAAGTCCCTCGGTATGGATTATACGAACATGGGCGTGCTCTTCTCACTCTCCACGATAGCCCAGGCGGTTCTCCTTCTTTTTACAGGCCCGCTCTCGGTGAAGATCGGCTACAAGAGGAGCATAATCCTCGCCCTTACATTCTTCGCCTCGGGAAGACTCATCCAGGTATTCTTACCGGAATTTCTATTCCTGGCCATTGCATCCGTGCTCCTCGGCGTGGGCATGGCTCTCGAGGGGCCCGCCTTAATGTCCCTCCTCAGCGAGGAGGCGAGAGATGAGAACAGACACTACCTCTTTTCCCTCAACTCAGCTATGGGAACCTTCGGAGCCGCCTTTGGAACCTTCCTTGGAGGTTTCCTCCCAGGAGTCCTGGACGGCGAGAACCCGTACAGGGATACGCTGATGGTATCGGTAGGCTTTATCTTCCTCCAACTGGCTGTTATCTCCCTTGTACATCCGATACTTGACAGGAAGGGACGGCAGATAAAATTTGAGCGCGAGACTGTGATCAAGATTCTCAAATTCTCGCTTCCCAGTGCATTAATAGGCCTCGGGGCCGGTGTAACGATTCCATACATGGGTCTGTGGTTCAACAGGAAGTTCGGCACCAGCTTGGAGAGCATAGGCGGCCTCTTCGCGATTCAGCAGTTCATAATGGGCCTCGGCACCTTCCTCCTTCCGGCTTTAGCAGATAAGCTCGGGAGCGTTAAGACCATAGTTGGCTTCAACGGCAGCGCAACAGTCCTGATAGCAGGAATGCCCTTCCTGCCGACCTTTCCGTTGGCGGCCCTAGTTTACATCGTGAGGACGATCCTCATGAACATAGTGAACCCAATATGGGACGCATTCATGATGCGCTTCTTCTCCACCGAGGAGCGCTCAACTGCCTTAGCATTGAGAAACCTCTCCTGGACGGCCACCTTTGGAATTGGCCAGTACGTCGGCGGCTTAATCTTCGACCGCTCTCTCACGATCCCGTTCCTCGTAACGGGTATTCTCTACGGCGCCTCGATGGTCTCCTTCTGGAGGCTGTTCTCAAGGGAAGAAAAGTGA
- a CDS encoding DUF998 domain-containing protein produces the protein MRKSQLQAGLVAPLVAYSGILTAIYVNRSWWKLTDNAISDLGKVGLSNKWLLNVPLVVTAALAIYYAAGLLETARNSIEKAGTGMLIAGFAFLALIGIFPEGTSPHYYVSWCFFLTAGFGFLIAGVGMGLAGERGMLYFTVALFVLAWILSVWAMRTFRGVAIPEFVGALTITVWHYVVLLKFWGDEYAALRAHKD, from the coding sequence ATGAGGAAGTCCCAGCTCCAGGCTGGGTTAGTAGCTCCCCTCGTGGCTTATTCCGGCATCCTCACGGCGATCTACGTGAACCGCTCGTGGTGGAAGTTGACTGACAACGCGATAAGCGACCTCGGAAAGGTCGGCCTTTCTAACAAATGGCTCCTCAACGTGCCGCTCGTGGTAACGGCGGCATTGGCAATATACTACGCCGCAGGCCTTCTTGAGACGGCAAGAAACAGCATTGAAAAGGCTGGAACCGGGATGCTCATAGCGGGCTTCGCCTTTCTGGCGTTGATAGGCATCTTCCCGGAGGGAACTTCACCGCACTACTACGTCAGCTGGTGCTTCTTCCTGACGGCCGGATTCGGCTTTCTGATAGCGGGTGTGGGAATGGGTCTCGCCGGGGAGAGGGGGATGCTTTACTTCACGGTGGCTCTCTTCGTCTTGGCCTGGATTCTCTCCGTCTGGGCCATGAGAACATTCAGGGGTGTTGCAATCCCCGAGTTCGTCGGGGCACTGACGATAACGGTATGGCACTATGTCGTGCTATTGAAGTTTTGGGGGGATGAATATGCGGCACTACGAGCTCATAAAGATTAA
- a CDS encoding ACT domain-containing protein: MRHYELIKIKEDGKVEIPLDFAYELGLVKGAYFLVEVDTDLKEAHLERIALPGKRLVEVELVVEDRPGVLAKVSGLFGKHGINILFNESEELGELGLAAIVAIVDVSGSRISLEELEKALKGLEEVRELTLREVE, from the coding sequence ATGCGGCACTACGAGCTCATAAAGATTAAGGAAGATGGGAAGGTGGAGATCCCGCTGGATTTCGCCTACGAGCTCGGGCTCGTTAAGGGAGCCTACTTCCTGGTAGAGGTTGATACCGACCTCAAGGAGGCCCACCTCGAGAGGATAGCCCTTCCCGGGAAGAGGCTGGTCGAGGTTGAACTCGTTGTGGAGGACAGGCCGGGGGTTCTGGCCAAGGTCAGCGGGCTCTTTGGAAAGCACGGGATAAACATCCTCTTCAACGAGAGCGAGGAGCTGGGCGAGCTGGGTCTCGCTGCAATAGTGGCAATAGTGGACGTCAGCGGGAGCAGGATTTCACTTGAGGAGCTTGAAAAGGCCCTCAAGGGACTGGAGGAGGTCAGGGAGCTAACCCTGCGAGAGGTGGAGTAG